From a single Pyxidicoccus xibeiensis genomic region:
- a CDS encoding beta-ketoacyl synthase N-terminal-like domain-containing protein, whose protein sequence is MRLTERDIYERVARRELSVEAAMELLSELEGASTPPAAVVEPSRVQASGAKGEERYELRVRRFLEERLRRVLQLSGDIAADRGFMSLGASSASLLGATKALERELGLELFPTIFFEHGNLEALAAYFAEHHADRLRELLDTRPAEAAAPQQTPREPEPAPRVPATVTAAPAPAPLRPMRTLSPPVRERPHRASAAADIAIVGVSGRYPGARNLREYWRLLAEGRDCITEVPRDRWDHSRYFDPDREKPGGTYSKWGGFLDDIDKFDALFFNVSPREAELLDPQERLFLETAWGALEDAGYTRVGMRRSGLRPEEAGVFVGVMWSNYQLYGAEEARLGHGPLPTSAHWSIANRVSYFFDLQGPSLAVDTACSSSLTALHLACESLRSGDCRLALAGGVNLSTHPYKYLALSQGRFVSSDGRCRSFGAGGDGYVPGEGVGAVVLRTLEDAERDGDHIYAVIKGTAINHGGHASGFTVPNPNAQAALIRRALERSGVEPGTISYIEAHGTGTALGDPIEIAGLSQAFREHMPGSGVCPIGSVKSNIGHLESAAGIAALTKVLLQLEHRTLVPSLHSTPANPHIDFASTPFHVVRESMEWRRPVDTDGMEVPRRAAVSSFGAGGSNGHVVLEEYVSSRRSEAPLSAQRELVLLSAKNRERLREQAAQYLELLTEHRPPLGELAFTLQVAREPMPERLALLVRDHDELRTRLAAFVERGELADGVYAGAENAGPARLRGADADDQAYVRMLFESGKLDRLAAFWTSGSEIDWSQLRRDSGRRIPLPTYPFARERYWFEEVPPGAKKEGNAPQPVADAPAPRLSCLARKWHAAPLTGPSAPLSNRRLVVLHDASAPEPLRRALARLVPEGLHRIEVGRVARPLVSGHPALDRDDLEAGAALARELFSHASGLEGVLDLCDLTRADDGGRVDYGRMGFIQGALAERGAAPFLLLHVTAGLLSGETLAGAPLHGLVTAIAGEYRGVTARSIDVERGDLDPERLFALLALEAARSPSSTGGVADERQARYRNGQRELLALREVPLVPALSVTPDRAYVISGGTRGLGAAFARMLVERGARQLALLGAQALPPRSEWARLAAEDSADARKVRAIQDLEAHGATVLLHTGPMTDRTALRRFFGEVRSSLGPIAGVLHCAGAVSDESPAFLHKTRRGIERVLEPKLEGTRVLADLLEDERPDFFVLFSSVSAVIPSLAVGLSDYALANSFLDRFAEHQHRRGRTWFRSFNWPSFRDTGFGEATTDAYRGAGLAALTVQQGFALLDGALGVTGEPVVLPCVGTPMLDSGALLGFSAPAPTPRPSRQEPPAAVPTSGGTGGRAAAYEALLRIFSAELKLAPERFRGDVRFEEYGADSVLIASAVKQIEKVIGVAFEPGFLLEHPTLDSLSAFLAERHPERFAATGPRQLPPTVPPPAKPRPAAQAASTSAPREAVSPDRTTAIAIVGMACRFPGAPDKERFWENLARGVCSIQEVPRERWDPGQFYSPEPGPGRTNSRWGGFVEGIDLFDPAYFRVSEALAPQLDPLQRLMLETTLLATLDAGYSREELSNRRVGVYVGTRSGNYLNRVEQPEKGTIVGIGQNFIGARISDFFNWRGNNLVVDSACSSSLVSVHLACQALRDGEVDAAVAGGVDLMLDEVTYLTLSAAGALSPDGRCHTFDERANGFVPGEGAGALVLKRLDDALRDGDRVHAVIRGSAVNNDGRTMGITTPNMEAQVEVIEAALAKSGLSAADISYVEAHGTGTMIGDPIELKALATVFRRQTDARGFCAVGSVKTNIGHLLSAAGVAGLVKTALSLERKQLPPSLHCERPNPRFAFEQSPFYVNRELRPWAAPDGRPRRAGISAFGFGGTNCHMVLEEHVGMDSPRRAPLPAPVFTKRSYLLPARRRTDTVVPIAAVPPTHDAPLLRFEPLVGERPGPLSSTDAKAP, encoded by the coding sequence ATGAGGCTGACCGAACGAGACATCTACGAGCGCGTCGCACGGCGGGAGCTCTCGGTCGAGGCGGCCATGGAGCTCCTCTCCGAGCTCGAAGGGGCGTCGACTCCCCCTGCGGCCGTCGTCGAGCCCTCGCGCGTGCAGGCCAGCGGAGCCAAGGGGGAAGAGCGCTACGAGCTGCGCGTCCGCCGGTTCCTGGAGGAACGGCTCCGGCGCGTCCTCCAGCTCAGTGGAGACATCGCGGCGGACCGGGGCTTCATGAGCCTGGGCGCCAGCTCGGCCTCCCTCCTCGGGGCGACGAAGGCGCTCGAGCGTGAGCTGGGCCTGGAGCTGTTCCCGACCATCTTCTTCGAGCACGGCAACCTCGAGGCCCTCGCGGCGTACTTCGCGGAGCACCACGCCGACCGCCTGCGCGAGCTGCTCGACACGCGGCCTGCCGAGGCGGCGGCGCCGCAGCAAACGCCCCGCGAGCCGGAGCCCGCCCCGCGGGTGCCGGCCACGGTGACGGCCGCTCCCGCTCCCGCGCCGCTCCGTCCGATGCGCACACTTTCGCCCCCCGTGCGCGAACGGCCTCATCGCGCCTCGGCCGCGGCCGACATCGCGATTGTCGGCGTGAGCGGCCGGTATCCGGGCGCGCGCAACCTCCGCGAGTACTGGCGGCTGCTGGCGGAGGGCCGTGACTGCATCACGGAGGTTCCGCGAGACCGCTGGGACCACTCGCGCTACTTCGACCCCGACCGCGAGAAGCCGGGCGGCACCTACAGCAAGTGGGGCGGCTTCCTCGATGACATCGACAAGTTCGACGCGCTCTTCTTCAACGTGTCGCCCCGGGAGGCGGAGCTCCTCGACCCACAGGAGCGCCTCTTCCTGGAGACCGCCTGGGGAGCGCTCGAGGACGCCGGCTACACGCGGGTCGGGATGCGCCGCAGCGGCCTCCGTCCTGAGGAGGCGGGCGTCTTCGTCGGGGTGATGTGGAGCAACTACCAGCTCTACGGCGCCGAGGAGGCGCGCCTGGGCCATGGCCCGCTGCCGACCTCCGCGCACTGGAGCATCGCGAATCGCGTCTCGTACTTCTTCGACCTCCAGGGCCCGAGCCTCGCGGTGGACACGGCGTGCTCGTCCTCGCTGACCGCGCTCCACCTCGCCTGCGAGAGCCTGCGAAGCGGCGACTGCCGGCTGGCGCTGGCGGGCGGAGTGAATCTGTCCACCCACCCGTACAAGTACCTGGCGCTCAGCCAGGGCCGCTTCGTGTCGAGCGACGGACGGTGCCGCAGCTTCGGAGCCGGCGGAGACGGCTACGTCCCCGGTGAAGGGGTCGGCGCCGTGGTGCTGCGCACCCTCGAGGATGCGGAGCGCGACGGGGACCACATCTACGCCGTCATCAAGGGAACCGCCATCAACCACGGCGGCCATGCGAGCGGCTTCACCGTGCCCAACCCGAACGCCCAGGCCGCGCTCATCCGCCGCGCATTGGAGCGCTCTGGAGTCGAGCCCGGCACCATCAGCTACATCGAAGCCCATGGGACGGGAACGGCCCTCGGTGACCCCATCGAGATTGCCGGGCTCTCGCAAGCGTTCCGCGAGCACATGCCGGGGTCGGGCGTGTGCCCCATCGGCTCGGTGAAGTCGAACATCGGGCACCTGGAGTCCGCGGCGGGCATTGCCGCCCTGACCAAGGTGCTCCTGCAGTTGGAGCACCGGACGCTCGTGCCGTCCCTGCACAGCACGCCCGCCAACCCCCACATCGACTTCGCCAGCACGCCCTTCCACGTCGTCCGTGAGTCCATGGAGTGGCGGCGTCCCGTCGATACAGACGGGATGGAGGTGCCACGGCGCGCCGCGGTGAGCTCCTTCGGCGCGGGAGGCTCCAACGGGCACGTAGTTTTGGAGGAGTACGTCTCGAGCCGCCGAAGCGAGGCGCCCCTCTCCGCGCAGCGTGAGCTCGTCCTGCTCTCCGCGAAGAACCGCGAGCGCCTGCGCGAGCAGGCCGCCCAGTACCTGGAGCTGCTCACCGAGCATCGGCCGCCGCTGGGCGAGCTCGCCTTCACGCTCCAGGTCGCCCGCGAGCCCATGCCGGAGCGGCTCGCGCTGCTCGTGAGGGACCATGACGAGCTGCGCACCAGGCTCGCCGCCTTCGTCGAGCGCGGCGAGCTCGCGGACGGCGTGTACGCGGGAGCCGAGAACGCGGGTCCGGCGCGCCTGCGCGGGGCCGATGCTGACGACCAGGCCTATGTCCGCATGCTGTTCGAGAGCGGGAAGCTCGACCGGCTCGCGGCGTTCTGGACCTCGGGCTCCGAGATTGACTGGAGCCAGCTCCGGAGGGACAGCGGTCGGCGGATCCCACTCCCCACCTACCCCTTCGCCCGTGAGCGCTACTGGTTCGAGGAAGTCCCTCCGGGAGCGAAGAAAGAAGGCAACGCGCCACAGCCTGTCGCGGACGCACCGGCCCCTCGCCTGAGCTGCCTCGCCAGGAAGTGGCATGCGGCGCCGCTGACCGGACCCTCAGCGCCGCTGTCGAACCGGCGCCTCGTCGTCCTCCACGACGCCTCCGCGCCCGAGCCGCTCCGGCGCGCACTGGCCCGGCTCGTTCCGGAGGGGCTCCACCGCATCGAGGTCGGACGCGTCGCCCGGCCCCTGGTCTCCGGGCATCCGGCGCTCGACCGCGACGACCTCGAGGCCGGCGCCGCGCTGGCCCGGGAGCTGTTCAGCCATGCGAGTGGCCTCGAAGGCGTGCTGGACCTCTGTGACCTCACCCGCGCCGACGATGGAGGCCGGGTCGATTACGGGAGGATGGGATTCATCCAGGGCGCCCTGGCGGAGCGTGGCGCGGCGCCGTTCCTCCTGCTCCATGTCACGGCGGGCCTGCTCTCCGGGGAGACCCTGGCCGGCGCGCCGCTGCACGGGCTCGTGACGGCCATCGCGGGAGAGTATCGCGGGGTCACCGCGCGCAGCATCGACGTCGAGCGTGGAGACCTGGACCCCGAGCGGCTGTTCGCCTTGCTCGCCCTCGAGGCGGCTCGAAGCCCGTCCTCCACCGGAGGCGTGGCGGATGAGCGACAGGCCCGGTACCGGAACGGACAGCGGGAGCTGCTCGCGCTCCGCGAGGTTCCACTCGTGCCGGCGCTCTCGGTCACTCCCGACCGTGCCTACGTCATCTCGGGCGGGACGCGCGGGCTCGGAGCGGCCTTCGCGCGGATGCTCGTCGAGCGCGGCGCACGCCAGCTCGCGCTCCTCGGGGCGCAGGCGCTGCCCCCGCGCTCGGAGTGGGCCCGCCTCGCAGCCGAGGACTCGGCTGACGCACGGAAGGTGCGGGCCATCCAGGACCTGGAGGCGCATGGCGCGACGGTGCTCCTCCATACCGGGCCGATGACCGACCGCACCGCGCTCCGGCGCTTCTTCGGCGAGGTGCGCAGCTCGCTGGGTCCCATCGCCGGAGTCCTCCACTGCGCGGGCGCCGTCTCCGACGAGAGTCCGGCCTTCCTCCACAAGACTCGCCGGGGCATCGAGCGGGTGCTGGAGCCGAAGCTGGAAGGCACCCGCGTCCTGGCGGACCTGCTCGAGGACGAGCGCCCGGACTTCTTCGTCCTCTTCTCCTCCGTGTCCGCCGTCATCCCCAGCCTCGCGGTGGGGCTGTCGGACTATGCGCTCGCGAACTCGTTCCTGGACCGCTTCGCGGAGCACCAGCACCGACGGGGCCGGACCTGGTTCCGCTCGTTCAACTGGCCCTCGTTCCGCGACACGGGCTTTGGCGAGGCGACGACCGACGCGTATCGCGGTGCCGGGCTCGCCGCGCTCACCGTGCAGCAGGGCTTCGCCCTGCTCGACGGAGCCCTCGGAGTCACGGGGGAGCCCGTCGTCCTTCCGTGTGTTGGCACGCCCATGCTGGACTCGGGAGCCCTGCTCGGCTTCTCCGCGCCAGCGCCGACGCCGCGACCCTCCAGGCAGGAGCCGCCCGCTGCTGTCCCCACCTCCGGTGGAACAGGAGGGCGCGCCGCCGCGTACGAGGCGCTCCTGCGCATCTTCTCGGCCGAGCTGAAGCTCGCACCTGAGCGCTTCCGGGGAGATGTCCGCTTCGAGGAGTACGGCGCGGACTCGGTCCTCATCGCCTCCGCGGTGAAGCAGATCGAGAAGGTCATTGGCGTCGCGTTCGAGCCAGGCTTCCTGCTGGAGCACCCGACGCTCGACTCCCTCTCCGCGTTCCTCGCCGAGCGCCACCCGGAGCGCTTCGCCGCCACCGGACCGCGCCAGCTCCCGCCGACCGTTCCACCTCCGGCGAAGCCCCGACCCGCCGCGCAGGCAGCAAGCACCTCCGCCCCGCGTGAGGCCGTGTCACCGGACAGGACGACGGCCATCGCCATCGTCGGAATGGCCTGCCGCTTCCCGGGTGCTCCGGACAAGGAGCGCTTCTGGGAGAACCTCGCTCGCGGCGTGTGCTCCATCCAGGAGGTTCCGCGCGAGCGCTGGGACCCGGGCCAGTTCTACTCGCCGGAGCCGGGACCGGGCCGTACGAACAGCAGGTGGGGCGGCTTCGTCGAGGGCATCGACCTGTTCGACCCGGCGTACTTCCGCGTCAGTGAAGCGCTCGCGCCGCAGCTGGACCCGCTGCAGCGGCTGATGCTGGAGACCACCCTCCTCGCCACGCTCGACGCCGGCTATTCGCGCGAGGAGCTGTCGAACCGCCGGGTGGGCGTCTACGTGGGCACCCGCTCCGGCAACTACCTGAACCGGGTGGAGCAGCCGGAGAAGGGCACCATCGTCGGCATCGGGCAGAACTTCATCGGCGCCCGCATCTCCGACTTCTTCAACTGGCGCGGCAACAACCTGGTGGTCGACAGCGCCTGCTCGTCGTCGCTCGTCAGCGTCCATCTGGCCTGTCAGGCGCTCCGCGACGGGGAGGTCGACGCGGCCGTGGCGGGCGGCGTCGACCTGATGCTGGACGAGGTCACCTACCTGACGCTGAGCGCCGCGGGTGCGCTCTCGCCCGACGGGCGCTGCCACACCTTCGACGAGCGCGCCAACGGCTTCGTCCCCGGCGAAGGAGCGGGCGCGCTGGTGCTGAAGCGCCTGGACGATGCGCTCCGCGACGGTGACCGCGTCCATGCCGTCATCCGGGGCTCGGCGGTGAACAACGATGGGCGCACCATGGGCATCACCACGCCCAACATGGAGGCGCAGGTCGAGGTCATCGAGGCGGCGCTCGCGAAGAGCGGCCTCTCCGCGGCGGACATCTCCTACGTCGAGGCGCACGGGACGGGGACGATGATTGGCGACCCCATCGAGCTGAAGGCGCTGGCCACGGTGTTCCGGCGCCAGACGGACGCCCGGGGGTTCTGCGCGGTCGGCAGCGTGAAGACCAACATCGGGCACCTGCTGTCCGCCGCTGGAGTCGCGGGGCTGGTGAAGACCGCGCTCTCGCTGGAGCGGAAGCAGCTTCCCCCCAGCCTGCACTGCGAGCGGCCGAACCCGCGCTTCGCCTTCGAGCAGTCGCCGTTCTACGTCAACCGCGAGCTTCGCCCGTGGGCCGCGCCCGACGGGCGGCCGCGGCGTGCGGGCATCAGCGCCTTCGGCTTCGGCGGGACGAACTGCCACATGGTCCTCGAGGAGCACGTGGGGATGGACTCGCCCCGCCGTGCGCCCCTCCCCGCTCCGGTGTTCACGAAGCGCAGCTATCTCCTTCCAGCACGGCGGCGGACCGACACGGTCGTTCCCATCGCGGCCGTGCCACCCACCCATGACGCCCCCCTCCTGCGTTTCGAGCCCCTCGTGGGCGAGCGGCCGGGCCCTCTCTCTTCGACGGACGCAAAAGCACCATGA